In a genomic window of Rhodothermales bacterium:
- a CDS encoding queuosine precursor transporter — protein sequence MRHSPYELTRPQKLYVVCAAIFITALVIAEATAGKLFTLFELPFSIRIFGTDFSQVIMTAGVIAFPITFIITDLLNEYYGVRGIRFVTILGMLMIIFEFAILQVAIAAPTSAISPVPDDAFNAVYGTTGRVIIGSLTAYVIGQFADISLFHWLRRLTKGRHLWLRATGSTFGSQFLDTFIVLVVAFYGQLTFQEIVAITLFNYGYKFVIAVVITPVIYAAHWVMDAYLGKETAQELVHQAADDE from the coding sequence ATGCGACACTCCCCGTACGAACTCACCCGACCACAGAAGCTGTACGTCGTCTGTGCTGCGATCTTCATCACAGCACTTGTAATCGCAGAAGCAACGGCGGGCAAGCTGTTCACCCTGTTCGAGCTTCCGTTCTCCATCCGGATATTCGGGACGGACTTCAGTCAGGTGATCATGACCGCGGGTGTCATTGCCTTCCCGATCACCTTCATCATCACCGATCTCCTTAATGAGTACTACGGCGTTCGCGGCATCCGATTCGTGACCATACTCGGGATGCTCATGATCATCTTCGAGTTCGCCATCCTGCAGGTGGCCATAGCCGCGCCAACATCTGCGATCTCGCCCGTGCCGGATGACGCATTCAATGCCGTCTACGGCACGACCGGCCGCGTTATCATCGGGAGCCTGACGGCGTATGTCATTGGACAGTTTGCGGACATCTCCCTATTCCACTGGCTGCGACGCCTCACAAAAGGTCGCCACCTGTGGCTTCGGGCGACCGGCTCCACATTCGGTTCGCAATTCCTGGATACCTTCATTGTCCTCGTCGTCGCTTTCTACGGCCAGCTTACGTTTCAGGAGATTGTGGCCATCACGCTCTTCAACTATGGATACAAGTTCGTCATCGCCGTGGTAATCACTCCCGTCATCTATGCGGCGCACTGGGTGATGGATGCCTATCTCGGGAAAGAGACGGCGCAGGAGTTGGTGCACCAGGCCGCCGACGATGAATGA
- a CDS encoding MarR family transcriptional regulator: MPTSLSHRLKQRHFVSPSQESMLHVMVTSSWLLGELTAAMSEHGVTPAQYNVLRILRGSHPTALKCSDVRDRLIDRTPDVTRLLARLERQDLSARERAKHDRRIVEVRITKKGLDLLDKMEPDVEAATRRLTENLTNEEHAQLSKLLEKLQTTD, from the coding sequence ATGCCCACCAGTTTATCTCATCGCCTCAAGCAACGCCACTTTGTTTCTCCGTCGCAGGAGTCGATGCTCCACGTGATGGTGACAAGTTCGTGGCTTCTGGGAGAGCTCACCGCGGCAATGTCTGAGCATGGCGTTACACCTGCTCAGTACAACGTGCTACGCATTCTCAGGGGATCGCATCCAACGGCGCTTAAGTGCAGTGATGTTCGCGATCGGCTCATCGATCGTACGCCAGATGTCACTCGACTATTGGCAAGACTTGAGAGACAGGATCTTTCGGCGCGAGAGCGCGCCAAGCACGACCGTCGCATTGTAGAGGTGCGAATTACAAAAAAGGGCCTCGACTTGCTGGATAAGATGGAGCCGGACGTGGAAGCCGCGACTCGTCGTCTCACCGAGAACTTGACGAATGAAGAACACGCGCAACTGAGCAAGCTTCTCGAGAAGCTCCAGACCACGGACTAG
- a CDS encoding histidine kinase — translation MIRVYKLPFRAGVGVGIAAAVVVGAASTFVAAIPVWIVALISLLVGAAGYFVVCTLVIRRIDELEQSLKTMAPGSFGEDRVFERRSGDELARLGLIANGTSVSVAREMDRLKKIETYRRDFIGNVSHELKTPIFAIKGFSETLLRGALDDPAVKRSFVERILRNADRLENLARDLSAISRIETGELTMDSAAFRLHEVIADVIESLEPRASEKNLVIRPLLPKELPDALGDKERIREVLTNLVDNAIKYSNDGGTVEVVARFVEPASIKVSVVDDGIGVGEEHFDRLTERFYRVDKSRSRSQGGTGLGLSIVKHILGAHGKRLQIQSVEGKGSTFGFSIDAATGDTALPPAESTLSHLDTPDSGTQGG, via the coding sequence GTGATCAGGGTTTACAAACTTCCGTTTCGAGCCGGAGTGGGCGTGGGAATTGCTGCGGCAGTTGTCGTCGGCGCGGCCAGTACATTCGTGGCAGCTATTCCTGTCTGGATTGTCGCGTTGATTTCGTTGCTGGTGGGTGCAGCCGGTTACTTCGTTGTTTGCACGCTCGTAATCCGTCGAATTGACGAACTGGAGCAATCGCTCAAGACCATGGCCCCGGGCTCTTTCGGCGAGGATCGGGTTTTCGAGCGGAGGAGCGGCGACGAGCTGGCTCGCCTCGGTCTGATAGCGAACGGGACGAGTGTGTCTGTCGCGCGAGAGATGGATCGTCTGAAAAAGATAGAAACGTATCGTCGCGATTTTATTGGGAACGTGTCACATGAGCTGAAGACGCCAATCTTCGCTATTAAGGGTTTCTCCGAGACACTTCTACGCGGGGCCCTGGACGATCCGGCGGTCAAGCGCTCGTTTGTCGAGAGAATTCTGCGGAATGCTGATCGTCTGGAGAATCTGGCGCGCGACCTCTCAGCGATCTCGCGGATCGAGACCGGTGAGTTGACCATGGACAGCGCGGCGTTCCGGCTTCATGAGGTCATCGCGGATGTAATCGAATCCCTCGAGCCGCGCGCGTCTGAAAAGAATCTTGTAATTCGACCATTGCTGCCGAAAGAGCTCCCTGATGCGCTTGGAGACAAAGAGCGCATTCGAGAAGTGCTCACCAATCTGGTTGACAATGCAATCAAGTACAGCAACGACGGGGGTACGGTGGAGGTGGTGGCCCGGTTCGTGGAGCCGGCGTCGATCAAGGTGTCGGTTGTCGACGACGGGATCGGTGTTGGAGAAGAGCACTTTGATCGACTGACAGAGCGATTTTACAGAGTCGACAAGAGCCGTTCACGCTCGCAAGGTGGAACAGGTCTCGGCCTTTCGATTGTAAAGCACATACTCGGGGCCCACGGCAAGAGGCTGCAGATTCAGAGCGTAGAAGGAAAGGGATCGACCTTTGGTTTCTCAATCGACGCGGCGACCGGCGACACGGCACTCCCGCCAGCGGAATCGACGCTTTCGCATTTGGACACCCCTGATAGTGGAACGCAGGGGGGGTGA
- a CDS encoding response regulator transcription factor, translating into MTPHILVVDDEDDIVELLEYNLASEGYRVSVARDGIEAMKKAQQDRPDLIILDVLMPRMGGIEFCDAIRQDARLRTIPILMLTAMSEEEDHVRGLEVGADIYLTKPISLPVLVSQTKALLRSSERIEDPPDRIQIHDLDIDRDRYRVFRNTNEGVEEIRLPRKEFELLFALASRPGIAYTRQDLLDLVWGTDVLVVDRTVDVHVRKIREKIGDDYIETIKGVGYRFKD; encoded by the coding sequence ATCACACCTCACATACTCGTAGTAGATGACGAGGACGATATAGTCGAACTCCTCGAGTACAACCTTGCGAGCGAAGGTTATAGAGTGTCGGTTGCTCGCGACGGTATCGAGGCGATGAAAAAGGCCCAGCAAGATCGCCCGGATCTTATCATTCTGGATGTCTTGATGCCCCGGATGGGTGGTATTGAATTCTGCGACGCCATCCGACAAGACGCCCGCCTTCGAACAATTCCGATCTTGATGCTGACGGCGATGAGCGAGGAGGAGGACCACGTCCGAGGTCTCGAAGTGGGAGCCGATATCTATCTGACAAAGCCGATCTCGTTGCCCGTGCTTGTCAGTCAGACGAAAGCTCTGCTGCGGTCCTCAGAGCGGATTGAGGACCCTCCTGATCGCATACAGATTCATGACCTGGATATCGATCGAGACCGATATCGAGTATTCAGGAATACCAACGAAGGTGTAGAAGAAATAAGACTCCCGCGAAAAGAGTTTGAGCTTCTCTTCGCGCTCGCCTCCCGTCCCGGCATTGCCTACACTCGACAAGATCTATTGGACCTTGTATGGGGCACGGATGTCCTCGTCGTCGACCGAACAGTAGATGTGCATGTAAGAAAGATTCGCGAGAAGATTGGCGACGACTACATTGAAACGATCAAAGGGGTCGGTTATCGGTTCAAGGACTGA
- a CDS encoding (2Fe-2S)-binding protein: MEIDRCYCFGVSFSTLVDIARQTGAKTIPDLQKKIVFGRQCELCHEYVKRALRTGETVFHEIILPKSG, from the coding sequence ATTGAGATCGATCGCTGCTACTGCTTTGGCGTGTCGTTCTCAACCCTGGTCGACATTGCCCGGCAGACCGGTGCAAAGACCATCCCCGATCTACAAAAGAAGATCGTCTTCGGCCGCCAGTGCGAGTTGTGCCACGAATACGTCAAGCGTGCGCTGAGAACCGGAGAAACCGTGTTTCACGAGATTATTCTGCCGAAATCCGGGTGA